One genomic segment of Mytilus trossulus isolate FHL-02 chromosome 4, PNRI_Mtr1.1.1.hap1, whole genome shotgun sequence includes these proteins:
- the LOC134716157 gene encoding cartilage matrix protein-like: protein MCDKHINMEYITKILHIIIYLHIFHLRGIKAVVCRRQMTDIVFMLDSSFSMHPHQFQQQLRFVANVVDHFEISENEVQVGILTFTHMVHANFHLNSFLNKKELKAAILEIPYVGGGTNTGGALHYGRTEMFTKKIGSRELAEKLIVVITDGISENQTKTDTEARLAKLSGIHIIAIGVGNEPKDRELQLIASDDSVFKVDNFDALDTIVESLSQHTCSDEPPPVQNDQANTIDECKKRPVDLFFILDNSNSIWSENFKKVLNFITEVVDHFDPSSTRIGVISYSDDVHLMLPLDNHLNRSEITKKVMSLNQLTGGTDTAKALRYLTSYGFSESRERPEAARVALIFTDGKSKKPGETKIAASDAKKHGIHILSVGIEEQSDFEELKEIASEPKDKFMFHVKNYNALATIKERLVMNTCQVQADWRLQTDKYICSFPESTDVTFIYDSSAVGLYRSKIIRKSISGVVKTVDFNKNNVKMGVLSKTCSKQSNILFSDYKLKSELINSLNAKTSDGLSHLLRKFRIKHQKSHHKTSSHRSIAIIFVDDSLNFIGTASKEAMRTAFKSDVFVMSIGEYISKEEAERLCTSSQCLFHSESYNDLPYTVLDMFKTICS, encoded by the exons ATGTGCGACAAACACATTAACATGGAATACATTActaaaatattgcatataattatttatttacat ATATTTCACCTCCGAGGGATTAAAG ctgTGGTTTGTAGAAGACAAATGACGGACATAGTGTTCATGCTTGACTCTTCTTTTAGTATGCACCCACATCAATTTCAACAACAACTGAGATTTGTGGCGAACGTTGTAGACCATTTTGAAATTAGTGAAAACGAGGTTCAAGTGGGAATTTTGACATTTACACACATGGTTCATGCAAACTTCCATCTAAATTCTTTTTTGAACAAAAAGGAATTAAAGGCGGCTATTTTAGAAATTCCATATGTTGGAGGGGGTACAAACACAGGAGGAGCACTGCATTATGGGCGCACTGAGATGTTTACGAAAAAAATTGGAAGCAGAGAACTCGCTGAAAAACTAATTGTCGTTATAACAGATGGAATTtcagaaaatcaaacaaaaaccgATACCGAGGCTAGATTGGCAAAGTTATCAGGTATACATATCATTGCCATTGGTGTTGGAAACGAACCAAAGGACAGGGAACTGCAACTGATAGCCAGTGACGATTCAGTATTCAAGGTTGACAATTTCGATGCACTAGATACTATTGTCGAATCACTAAGTCAACATACTTGCAGCG atgAACCACCCCCTGTACAGAATGATCAAGCTAATACGATAGACG AATGTAAAAAGAGACCAGTTgacctatttttcattttagacaaTTCAAATAGCATCTGgtcagaaaatttcaaaaaagttttaaatttcattactGAAGTTGTTGATCACTTCGATCCATCTTCTACAAGGATCGGTGTTATTTCATATAGTGATGATGTTCATTTAATGTTACCTCTGGACAACCATCTAAATCGTTCAGAAATTACAAAGAAGGTTATGAGTTTAAATCAGCTAACCGGGGGGACTGACACTGCAAAGGCCCTTCGGTATCTGACTTCATATGGATTTTCGGAAAGTCGTGAAAGACCCGAAGCAGCTAGAGTAGCACTTATTTTTACGGATGGAAAATCAAAGAAACCAGGCGAAACAAAAATTGCAGCTTCAGATGCCAAAAAACATGGGATCCATATCCTGTCAGTAGGAATTGAAGAACAATCTGATTTTGAAGAACTGAAAGAAATAGCCAGTGAACCAAAAGATAAATTTATGTTCCATGTCAAAAATTATAATGCGCTAGCTACTATAAAAGAAAGACTCGTGATGAATACATGTCAAG TCCAAGCAGACTGGAGgctacaaacagacaaataca ttTGTTCATTTCCAGAATCAACGGACGTAACTTTTATTTACGATTCTAGCGCAGTTGGCCTGTACAGATCGAAAATTATTCGAAAAAGCATCAGTGGAGTAGTTAAGACAGTggatttcaacaaaaacaatgtaaaaatgGGTGTTTTATCTAAAACCTGTTCAAAACAAAGTAATATATTATTCTctgattacaaactaaaatcaGAATTAATAAACTCGTTGAACGCAAAAACGTCCGATGGTTTAAGTCATCTTTTACGTAAGTTCCGAATAAAACACCAGAAATCACATCATAAAACAAGTTCTCATAGGTCCATTGCCATTATATTTGTTGATGacagtttaaattttattggaacTGCATCCAAGGAAGCCATGCGCACTGCTTTTAAAAGTGACGTTTTTGTGATGTCGATTGGTGAATATATAAGCAAGGAAGAAGCCGAAAGACTCTGCACATCTAGTCAATGTTTGTTCCATTCGGAAAGCTATAACGACTTACCTTATACAGTATTGGACATGTTCAAAACTATATGcagttaa
- the LOC134716862 gene encoding collagen alpha-6(VI) chain-like: MFLVTYVVDSALFPPSILAEIPSTARRTDIGAEAFNKNYNELLYSSHPSMFVFVDNIPWHFLSYKDTDYCRRSPIADIVFALDSSASIHRDQFRQQLQFVEQVVDKFPISKNEVRVGLLTFSYHVYPAFNLNKYVDKKSLKHGIKRVAYVGEGTHTAEAIAYARDIMFSAQNGGRKLAPDILILITDGISENKTATIYESKMLKQKGVKTIVIGVSSGVDRFELQAIASTPSSRFVFSVDNFGSLKTIIDDLTYKTCKESKQANIKKDRGERKQLLSRLTFVYDQVTTANVDKELRKSIALMAKNIDVHKTKMVFSLLNQPDVTTPQRRHMFLNNLQPGITKSRRLRKLIKSLYTSLFAFPREQTQTVVVFLYGKHLQNNRIFEELKRVSSISELYVVKLSRTFYYKENELCPFNRHCVYTVDKKMSINDILGSIKQQICLQERC, from the exons ATGTTTTTGGTCACATATGTAGTTGACAGTGCTTTGTTCCCACCATCCATATTGGCCGAAATACCATCTACCGCAAGACGGACTGATATTGGAGCAGAGGCATTCAACAAGAATTATAATGAACTCCTTTACTCATCCCACCCTTCCATGTTTGTGTTTGTGGACAATATA ccatggcatt TTCTGTCTTACAAAGATACAGATTACTGTAGAAGAAGTCCAATTGCTGATATAGTATTCGCACTCGATTCCTCTGCGAGCATTCATCGGGACCAATTCCGTCAACAATTGCAATTTGTTGAGCAAGTAGTTGATAAGTTTCCAATATCAAAAAATGAAGTGAGAGTCGGTCTTTTAACATTTAGCTACCATGTATATCCAGCCTTCAATCTCAAtaaatatgttgataaaaaatcattaaaacatgGCATCAAGAGAGTTGCCTATGTCGGGGAAGGAACCCATACTGCTGAAGCTATCGCATACGCACGTGACATAATGTTTTCTGCACAAAATGGAGGACGGAAGCTTGCAccagatattttaattttaataacggacggaatatcagaaaataaaacagcaaCAATTTATGAGTcgaaaatgttaaaacaaaaaggagTCAAAACTATCGTGATTGGTGTGAGCAGTGGTGTCGACAGATTTGAACTACAGGCTATAGCAAGTACACCATCGTCAAGATTTGTGTTCAGTGTTGACAACTTTGGaagtttgaaaacaataattgatGATTTAACGTACAAAACATGCAAAG AATCAAAGCAAGCAAATATAAAGAAAGACCGAG GAGAAAGGAAACAACTTTTATCCCGTCTAACTTTTGTCTATGATCAGGTTACTACTGCCAACGTTGATAAAGAGCTGCGAAAAAGTATAGCCCTGATggcaaaaaatattgatgttcACAAAACAAAGATGGTCTTTTCTTTACTGAATCAACCTGATGTAACAACGCCGCAAAGAAGACACATGTTCTTAAATAATCTGCAACCAGGCATAACAAAATCAAGAAGACTGCGAAAACTGATAAAATCCTTATACACAAGCCTATTTGCTTTTCCAAGAGAACAAACACAAACAGTTGTAGTTTTCCTGTATGGGAAACATCTTCAAAACAACAGGATTTTTGAAGAACTGAAACGTGTCTCAAGTATTTCTGAATTATACGTAGTAAAACTTTCACGaacattttattacaaagaaaatgagTTATGTCCCTTCAATCGACATTGTGTTTATACAGTCGACAAAAAGATGTCAATAAACGATATTCTTGGATCGATAAAACAGCAAATTTGTTTGCAAGAAAGGTGCTAG